A single region of the Microcella sp. genome encodes:
- the pilM gene encoding type IV pilus assembly protein PilM has protein sequence MSSGVVGIDIGSSLLRAVEIDDASKERPTVLRAHEVPLPEGSVKRGEVLEVHTVASAFKRLWAAGGFRSKNVALGIGGQSVIVRDLAVPRMPLPQIRESLPFQVQDLLPVPVNDAVLDYYPISEGQAESGPIVNGLLIAAFKQAVSSNVTAATMAGLTPISMDLLPFAMTRMHSLSSPTNGFAVHMSIGANTTSIVIAQGAVPLFVRIVPAGGDDATRSLMTRLNVPREKAEALKRELGLTSPGATDEERRAVEVIHESTSELLTAVRNTLAYFAGVRSGVTFEHLSVAGGATRMKGFANALAESTRISVVPVNPLAGVTVSRALRGKTNDERIQEWITAIGLAMGSAS, from the coding sequence ATGTCAAGCGGAGTGGTCGGAATCGACATCGGCAGCTCTCTGTTGCGCGCAGTCGAGATTGATGATGCATCAAAGGAACGGCCTACCGTATTGAGGGCACACGAGGTTCCGCTACCCGAGGGTTCGGTCAAACGCGGTGAGGTGCTTGAAGTCCACACAGTAGCTTCTGCCTTCAAGCGATTGTGGGCCGCGGGAGGCTTTCGATCGAAGAATGTCGCGCTGGGTATCGGTGGGCAGAGCGTCATTGTGCGCGATCTTGCTGTGCCCCGCATGCCTTTGCCCCAGATTCGAGAGTCGCTTCCTTTTCAAGTTCAAGACCTATTGCCCGTGCCGGTCAACGATGCGGTTCTCGACTACTACCCGATCTCGGAGGGCCAGGCAGAGTCGGGGCCAATCGTCAACGGTCTGCTCATCGCTGCGTTCAAGCAAGCGGTGAGTTCCAACGTCACTGCGGCGACGATGGCCGGGCTCACTCCCATCAGCATGGATCTCTTGCCGTTCGCCATGACGCGAATGCACAGCTTGTCGTCGCCGACCAACGGATTCGCCGTGCACATGAGTATCGGAGCGAACACCACTTCCATTGTCATTGCACAGGGGGCCGTTCCTCTGTTCGTGCGAATCGTTCCTGCGGGAGGCGACGATGCAACACGTTCACTCATGACGCGTTTGAATGTGCCGCGGGAGAAAGCGGAGGCCCTCAAGCGCGAATTGGGCCTGACCTCCCCCGGCGCGACTGACGAAGAGCGTCGCGCCGTCGAGGTCATCCACGAATCGACCAGCGAACTCCTGACTGCGGTTCGCAACACCCTGGCCTATTTCGCGGGGGTGAGAAGCGGCGTAACGTTCGAGCACCTCTCCGTTGCGGGAGGGGCTACCCGCATGAAGGGATTCGCTAATGCACTTGCAGAATCGACACGGATATCTGTGGTGCCGGTGAACCCACTGGCCGGTGTGACCGTCAGTCGTGCTCTCCGCGGAAAGACGAATGACGAACGAATCCAAGAGTGGATCACCGCGATCGGTCTCGCCATGGGAAGTGCATCGTGA